A single region of the Drosophila miranda strain MSH22 chromosome 2, D.miranda_PacBio2.1, whole genome shotgun sequence genome encodes:
- the LOC108156411 gene encoding uncharacterized protein LOC108156411 encodes MSPRTISAWILVLWISCCELESACGREYQLRFTRPDGTGFRTESVVEDAEGHRQIEGEIRQSYKEGGTLILFYKAGPDGYRSRYTYETGAPLNGTTFIKRIGVNALKSSAG; translated from the exons ATGTCTCCTAGAACCATCAGTGCG TGGATTCTTGTCCTGTGGATTAGTTGCTGTGAGCTGGAATCAGCCTGCGGCAGGGAATACCAACTGAGGTTCACCCGTCCAGATGGAACAGGATTTCGCACTGAATCGGTGGTCGAGGATGCGGAAGGCCATCGACAGATCGAGGGAGAAATTCGACAATCTTACAAAGAAGGAGGCACTCTAATCCTCTTTTACAAGGCTGGTCCTGATGGATATCGCAGTCGTTACACGTACGAGACAGGCGCACCTCTGAATGGTACGACCTTCATAAAGAGAATCGGTGTGAATGCTTTGAAATCTTCAGCGGGCTAA
- the LOC108156410 gene encoding centrosomal and chromosomal factor — protein MTMAACYASYDMSSLSHGMSAAALNALQQQQQQQQQQQHSQAQQQHHQAQQQQQQQHMYHAAVAAHQQQLLQQQQQQHHRQQQQQQQQQHSHQPASNTRHSHAAAAQTQVAAAAVATSRQQQQQQQNVSVSSNANSSSNANSSGATAAAASPQKDYSIPLHVDCSVEYELPNQPKPPAGQRVEPLLMIHPCYFRKMESQRRSPFVNNMQATARTANNSAVSSGAALGGGGGAAATAPSSSAARRGARQSAQQQQQQQQQQQQQQQQQQQQQHHQAQQQQQQQQRQVYQQQQQQLRQQHQQMSQMSQQAHYPVQQQQQQQQEHVRRQQQQQQQQQHQHQAQQQQQHQAQQQRSSSNQSRQNQSQSHSAAAAAAAAASSASIAAAAAGQWDQLAAALAARTAMTPHHMLAPPPHQTLYAAKGSNASAGGASGASGKRDAMISGSNYGQTAPSVGGSSKHHQQQQHCLPPPPWDATAVGGAAPAQSMAMLMDRSPMATVPSNYQAGPDTTPMQRLYGATVTPTSAAGAGPGAGACPGSTGGATSATDKLSGKYRQYLRSQRMHPYAAAASLNLAAAAVAAGSLGQTSFVPFGAAAAATPTFQHLQQQISCYNV, from the coding sequence ATGACGATGGCCGCCTGTTATGCCAGCTATGACATGTCGTCCCTTTCCCACGGCATGTCCGCTGCCGCCTTGAATGccctgcaacagcagcagcagcagcaacaacaacagcagcacagTCAGgctcagcagcagcatcaccaagcgcagcagcagcagcaacagcaacacatGTACCATGCCGCCGTGGCAGCGCATCAGCAACAGTtgctccaacagcagcagcagcagcatcaccgccagcaacagcagcagcagcagcagcaacattcACATCAGCCCGCCTCCAACACCCGCCACAGCCATGCGGCGGCGGCCCAAACTCAggtcgccgccgccgccgtcgccACCTCacgccaacagcagcagcagcagcagaatgTCTCTgtcagcagcaacgccaacagcagcagcaatgcCAACAGCAGCGgtgcaacggcagcggcagcgtcCCCTCAAAAGGACTACAGCATTCCACTGCACGTCGACTGCAGCGTCGAGTACGAGCTCCCCAACCAGCCGAAGCCACCCGCCGGACAGCGCGTGGAGCCGCTGCTGATGATCCATCCCTGCTACTTCCGCAAAATGGAGTCGCAGCGGCGCAGTCCCTTCGTGAACAACATGCAGGCGACGGCCCGCACGGCCAACAACAGTGCAGTCAGCAGTGGAGCGGCGCTTGGCGGGGGCGGAGGAGCGGCCGCCACGGCACCCAGCAGCAGTGCAGCGCGACGCGGAGCCAGGCAGAGtgcgcagcagcaacagcagcagcagcaacaacagcagcagcaacagcagcagcaacaacagcagcagcatcatcaagcgcagcagcaacaacagcagcagcagaggcaggtgtaccagcagcagcagcaacagttgcGTCAGCAGCACCAACAAATGTCGCAGATGTCGCAGCAGGCGCACTATCccgtgcagcagcagcagcaacagcagcaggagcatgTGCGtcgccaacagcagcagcagcagcagcagcagcatcagcatcaagcgcagcagcagcagcagcatcaggcgcagcagcagcgaagcagcagcaaccaaaGTCGTCAAAACCAAAGTCAAAGCCActccgcagcagcagcggcagcagccgcagccagCTCCGCGTCGATAGCCGCCGCCGCGGCGGGCCAGTGGGATCAGCTGGCAGCGGCACTAGCCGCTCGCACTGCCATGACGCCGCACCATATGCTGGCACCCCCGCCCCACCAGACCCTGTACGCGGCCAAGGGGAGCAACGCCTCTGCGGGAGGAGCCAGCGGCGCCTCTGGGAAGAGGGATGCCATGATTTCCGGTTCGAACTACGGCCAGACGGCGCCCTCCGTCGGTGGCAGCTCGAagcaccatcagcagcagcagcactgccTGCCCCCGCCGCCCTGGGACGCCACAGCAGTGGGTGGGGCGGCGCCCGCGCAGAGCATGGCCATGCTGATGGACCGCTCGCCGATGGCCACAGTTCCTAGCAATTATCAGGCCGGCCCTGACACCACGCCCATGCAGCGGCTGTACGGCGCCACCGTGACGCCCACATCTGCAGCGGGAGCGGGTCCGGGGGCGGGCGCGTGTCCGGGATCGACCGGAGGCGCCACCTCTGCCACGGACAAGCTGAGCGGCAAGTACCGGCAGTACCTGCGCTCGCAGCGGATGCACCCCTATGCGGCGGCGGCCTCCCTCAACCTGGCCGCAGCCGCCGTGGCCGCCGGGAGCCTGGGGCAGACCTCGTTTGTGCCATTCGGTGCGGCCGCGGCGGCGACGCCCACATTCCAGCATCTGCAGCAGCAGATATCCTGCTACAATGTGTGA